A DNA window from Zingiber officinale cultivar Zhangliang chromosome 3A, Zo_v1.1, whole genome shotgun sequence contains the following coding sequences:
- the LOC122050898 gene encoding zinc finger protein ZAT10-like: MTPAEDERSPLSTPEVEQLSQSLPPPEVEKRSQSLPSPYPSPPKQRQELSPISLPSLSQQDKPLPPQPPIRQPSPSVSPAPTTQHNQARYACSECGKVFSSYQALGGHKASHHKFPAENRAAASAAVVTGAADQNKPHACSLWSKSFATGPALGGHMRAHYERNRRRAAAENRPMAGPSSSLTECSTAMGLLIDLNQEAMPEAELANEEETVSSHPAAAAATSPPPRFFTFF; encoded by the coding sequence ATGACTCCGGCAGAGGACGAAAGGTCCCCGCTTTCTACGCCGGAGGTGGAGCAACTGAGCCAGTCGCTTCCGccgccggaggtggagaaacggAGCCAGTCACTTCCGTCGCCATACCCGTCTCCACCAAAACAGCGGCAAGAGTTGTCTCCAATTTCACTGCCGTCGCTGTCGCAGCAGGACAAGCCACTTCCGCCGCAGCCGCCTATCCGACAGCCGTCTCCGTCTGTATCTCCGGCTCCGACGACACAGCACAACCAGGCGCGTTATGCATGTTCCGAGTGCGGTAAGGTGTTCTCTTCCTACCAGGCCTTGGGGGGCCACAAAGCCAGCCATCATAAGTTCCCCGCCGAAAACAGAGCCGCCGCGTCAGCGGCCGTCGTCACCGGAGCAGCGGACCAAAACAAGCCTCACGCTTGTTCTTTGTGGTCCAAGTCGTTCGCGACGGGGCCAGCGCTAGGCGGGCACATGAGGGCTCACTACGAGAGAAATAGACGGCGAGCCGCAGCCGAGAACAGGCCGATGGCTGGGCCATCGTCCTCGCTGACTGAGTGCTCGACGGCGATGGGCTTGTTAATTGACCTCAACCAGGAGGCGATGCCGGAAGCGGAATTGGCTAACGAAGAGGAAACGGTGAGCTCTCatccggcggcggcggcggccaccTCTCCCCCTCCTCGCTTCTTTACTTTCTTTTAA
- the LOC122050899 gene encoding uncharacterized protein LOC122050899, with amino-acid sequence MEINLVIDVKKERVILAESNSDFIDVLFSFLTLPLGTIVRILEKQSSLGFMDHLYESVQKLDIDYFSTEACKTMLLAPRSVSDLRCEDLKLRPDDSYPRSIYICETPDCFYKGRKPCSREPRTVCSQCGRTMTRYYSSIDDRIAGEFHVDKELKDHINFAKEKKEENIGGVFVVKGGRFLVTDDLYVMQSSTKNTLAEMKKHGIENFDSCPLEQRKVTLQRSTVLDILKNSLAESKTVLTNVFLKERKLEQNGNGVVISRNISPLFHLGRKSISKEITVKLQRNKTNGDVVYVEAGADLVDYLFSFLTLTLGAVVNLLDGVSGIGSIDNLYQSVRELHYLYKCIKSEQCLWELTLPLVASHYRCDNQLLEIREEDYWLDLRALFPRGAAEMSKMILVDPKSPVGGSKGGGRFMKRWNKFLVAEDMGVYPFSSLTVLDIMKKYNTEYDTLHLDDIEEETITLGGREGLIVLKVATMLKAAFENALIMIDIELEVQGVEIIDITKEEIATNGTPTSAPVVTFPPSLALMEVVLVPLDGDTSLPLAPLPEVIPPTNLDPMLSDESRTPLRIS; translated from the exons atggaaatCAATCTTGTGATCGACGTGAAAAAGGAACGTGTGATATTGGCGGAGTCAAATAGCGATTTTATAGACGTATTGTTTAGCTTTCTGACGTTGCCGCTGGGCACCATCGTCCGTATCCTCGAGAAGCAATCCTCCCTCGGCTTCATGGATCACCTTTACGAGAGCGTCCAGAAACTCGATATCGATTACTTCAGCACAGAAGCCTGCAAAACGATGTTGCTGGCTCCGAGAAGCGTGTCTGATTTAAGATGCGAGGATCTAAAGCTTCGCCCTGACGATTCATATCCACGGAGCATTTATATTTGCGAGACCCCTGATTGCTtctacaaaggaagaaaaccTTGTAGCAGAGAACCACGTACTGTGTGTTCGCAGTGTGGCCGCACCATGACACGTTATTATTCGTCGATTGATGATAGAATTGCAGGTGAATTCCATGTGGACAAGGAATTAAAGGATCATATTAATTTTGCTaaagagaaaaaggaagaaaatatTGGCGGCGTTTTTGTAGTAAAAGGGGGGAGGTTTCTGGTTACAGATGATCTATATGTGATGCAGAGCTCCACGAAGAATACTTTGGCAGAGATGAAAAAACATGGGATTGAAAATTTTGACAGCTGCCCCTTGGAGCAAAGGAAAGTGACGCTCCAAAGATCTACG GTTCTGGATATACTCAAAAACTCATTGGCAGAATCCAAAACTGTATTGACAAATGTTTTCCTGAAAGAGAGGAAATTAGAGCAAAATGGCAATGGTGTAGTTATCTCTAGAAATATATCCCCACTATTTCATTTAGGGAGGAAATCTATATCTAAAGAAATAACTGTCAAGTTACAACGGAACAAAACTAATGGCGATGTTGTTTATGTTGAAGCGGGAGCGGATCTTGTAGATTATCTATTTAGTTTTCTTACACTTACTTTGGGGGCTGTGGTGAATCTATTAGATGGGGTCTCTGGCATCGGAAGCATTGACAATCTATATCAAAGTGTTCGAGAATTACATTACTTGTATAAATGCATCAAATCAGAGCAGTGCTTATGGGAACTTACACTTCCACTTGTGGCCTCCCACTATCGTTGTGATAATCAACTTTtagaaataagagaagaagacTATTGGCTTGATTTAAGAGCGTTATTCCCTCGAGGAGCTGCTGAAATGTCAAAGATGATACTTGTTGATCCAAAGTCTCCCGTTGGTGGTTCCAAAGGCGGTGGGAGATTCATGAAAAGATGGAATAAGTTTTTAGTAGCGGAAGATATGGGTGTATATCCATTTAGTTCTTTAACAGTGTTGGATATTATGAAAAAATACAACACTGAATACGACACTTTGCACTTGGACGATATCGAAGAAGAGACGATTACACTAGGAGGACGAGAG GGTTTGATAGTTTTGAAAG TTGCCACAATGCTTAAAGCTGCCTTTGAGAATGCCCTCATAATGATTGATATTGAATTGGAGGTACAAGGTGTTGAAATTATTGATATAACCAAGGAGGAGATCGCTACAAATGGCACACCTACCTCAGCACCTGTCGTCACATTCCCCCCTTCGTTAGCTCTGATGGAGGTTGTTTTAGTGCCCCTTGACGGGGATACCTCTTTGCCTCTGGCCCCTCTACCAGAGGTGATTCCTCCTACAAATCTTGATCCGATGTTATCCGACGAGTCGAGAACTCCTCTTCGCATAAGTTGA